The genomic DNA GCGTGTGCGCGTCGAGGAGATGCCGCAGGGCTGACACGGCTCACAGGACCGTGAGCGCAGGTCCGAGAAGGGGCGCGCATGCTTCGTCGCGTGGCCTTGCTCGCCGCACTCCTGCTCCTCTCGCTCACCGCGGCCTGGGGTGCCCCTGAGAGGGCGCCCCAGGCCGTTTTCGTGCCCCTCGACGACCGACCGTCAACGTTGCTGTTCGTGCGCCAGATCGCGCGCATCGGAGGCGGATGGCTGCGCACCCCTCCTCGCGCATGGCTCGGGCGGTATCTCATCCCGGGGAACGCCGACGCCATCGGCGCCTGGATGGCCGGCACTGAAGCAACACGCTGCGCGGACGCCATCGTCTCGGCTGACATGGTCGCCTACGGCGGTCTGGTGGCGTCGCGCAACGCCCAGACCCCGCTCGACGTTGCCCTGCGACGACTTGAGGCCCTCGATGCGCTGGCCGGGCCGCGGCGCCGGCTCGAGGTCTTTGCCATCATCCCGCGCCTGTCGCTGCTCACCTCGAGACGAGAAGCGCCCTATGAGCGTCGTCTGGCCCTGTGGGCCACTGA from Pseudomonadota bacterium includes the following:
- a CDS encoding DUF4127 family protein; amino-acid sequence: MLRRVALLAALLLLSLTAAWGAPERAPQAVFVPLDDRPSTLLFVRQIARIGGGWLRTPPRAWLGRYLIPGNADAIGAWMAGTEATRCADAIVSADMVAYGGLVASRNAQTPLDVALRRLEALDALAGPRRRLEVFAIIPRLSLLTSRREAPYERRLALWATDPDASAPADVPTDVVDEYLRVRARNLAVLMRLLDRVADGRIDRLVIGQDDSAGTGLHAREQAQLRETITARQLGGRVMLVSGADEIGMDLVTGWLARRYGWCPAFRVVYSDPQAATTIPPLESLPLHTAVADH